The Rhizobium rosettiformans genomic sequence CGGTCATCCCACCGGATCTGCGCCCGCTGGTTCCGCTGGATGGCGGCCGCTTCGCGACGTCTGACCTGAACGATCTCTATCGTCGCGTCATCAACCGTAACAACCGTCTGAAGCGCCTGATCGAACTGCGCGCGCCTGGCATCATCATCCGCAACGAAAAGCGCATGCTGCAGGAATCTGTAGACGCGCTCTTCGACAACGGCCGTCGCGGCCGCGTCATCACCGGCGCCAACAAGCGTCCGCTGAAGTCGCTGTCCGACATGCTCAAGGGCAAGCAGGGCCGCTTCCGCCAGAACCTGCTCGGCAAGCGCGTCGACTATTCCGGTCGTTCGGTCATCGTGACGGGTCCGGAACTGAAGCTGCACCAGTGCGGCCTGCCGAAGAAGATGGCGCTCGAACTGTTCAAGCCGTTCATCTACGCTCGCCTCGACGCTAAGGGTTACTCCTCGACCGTCAAGCAGGCCAAGAAGCTGGTTGAAAAGGAAAAGCCTGAGGTCTGGGATATCCTCGACGAGGTTATCCGCGAGCATCCGGTGCTCTTGAACCGCGCACCGACGCTGCACCGCCTGGGCATCCAGGCCTTCGAACCGATCCTGGTCGAAGGCAAGGCTATCCAGCTGCACCCGCTCGTCTGCACGGCCTTCAACGCCGACTTCGACGGTGACCAGATGGCCGTTCACGTGCCGCTGTCGCTCGAAGCTCAGCTCGAAGCCCGCGTCCTGATGATGTCGACGAACAACATCCTGCACCCGGCTAACGGTCAGCCGATCATCGTTCCTTCGCAGGATATGGTTCTCGGCCTCTACTATCTGTCGATCCAGAACCAGAACGAACCGGGCGAAGGCATGGCTTTCTCCGACATGGGCGAACTGCACCACGCTCTGGAAAACAAGATCGTCACGCTGCACGCCAAGATCCGTGGCCGCTTCAAGACCGTCGACGCCGAGGGCAACCCGGTTTCGAAGATCTATGAAACCACGCCTGGCCGCATGATCATCGGCGAACTTCTTCCGAAGAACGTCAACGTGCCCTTCGACATCTGCAACCAGGAAATGACCAAGAAGAACATCTCCAAGATGATCGACACGGTCTACCGCCATTGCGGCCAGAAGGACACGGTCATCTTCTGCGACCGCATCATGCAGCTCGGCTTCACCCACGCCTGCAAGGCTGGCATTTCGTTCGGCAAGGACGACATGATCATCCCGGAAACCAAGGCGAAGATTGTTGGCGACACCGAAACGCTGGTCAAGGAATACGAGCAGCAGTACAACGACGGCCTGATCACTCAGGGCGAGAAGTACAACAAGGTCGTTGATGCCTGGGGCAAGGCCACCGAAAAGGTTGCCGAAGACATGATGGCCCGCATTAAGGCTGTCGAGTTCGACCCGGAAACCAACCGCCAGAAGCCGATGAACGCCATCTACATGATGTCGCACTCGGGTGCTCGTGGTTCACCGAACCAGATGCGTCAGCTGGGCGGCATGCGCGGCCTCATGGCCAAGCCGTCGGGCGAAATCATCGAGACGCCGATCATCTCGAACTTCAAGGAAGGTCTGACCGTTAACGAGTACTTCAACTCGACCCACGGTGCCCGTAAGGGCCTCGCAGACACCGCTCTGAAGACCGCGAACTCCGGTTACCTGACCCGTCGTCTCGTCGACGTGGCCCAGGATTGCATCGTCAACCTCGTGGATTGCGGCACCGACAAGGGCCTCACCATGACAGCGATCGTTGATGCCGGTCAGGTGGTTGCCTCCATCGGTGCCCGCGTTCTCGGTCGCACGGCCCTCGATGATATCGATCATCCTGTTACGGGTGAGCGCATCGTTGATGCCGGCAAGATGATCCTTGAGCCCGATGTCATCGAGATCGAAAAGGCTGGTATCCAGTCGATCCGCATCCGTTCGGCCCTGACCTGCGAAGTTCAGACCGGCGTTTGCTCGATCTGCTACGGCCGCGACCTAGCACGCGGTACGCCCGTCAACATGGGCGAAGCCGTCGGCGTTATCGCCGCACAGTCGATCGGCGAGCCGGGCACCCAGCTCACCATGCGTACCTTCCACTTGGGCGGTACCGCGACCGTGGTCGACCAGTCGTTCCTTGAAGCCTCGTACGAAGGTACGGTGCAGATCAAGAACCGCAACATGCTGCGCAATTCCGATGGCACCCTGATCGCCATGGGCCGCAGCATGGCCGTGATGATCCTCGACGAACGTGGTGTCGAGCGGTCCTCGCAGCGCGTGGCCTATGGTTCGAAGGTCTTCGTTGACGACGGCGACAAGGTGAAGCGCGGCCAGCGTCTGGCCGAGTGGGATCCATACACGCGCCCGATCATGACGGAAGTCGAGGGTATCGTGCATTTCGAGGACGTCGTCGACGGTATCTCGGTGCTCGAAGCCACCGACGAGTCGACCGGCATCACCAAGCGTCAGGTTATCGACTGGCGTTCGACCCCGCGCGGTACGGACCTCAAGCCGGCAATCGTCATCAAGGATGCCAGCGGCAATGTTCTGAAGGTGGCCCGTGGCGGCGAAGCCCGGTTCCAGCTCTCGGTCGACGCGATCCTGTCCGTCGAGCCTGGTCAGAAGGTCTCCCAGGGTGACGTGCTTGCACGTTCGCCGCTGGAAAGCGCCAAGACCAAGGACATCACCGGTGGTCTGCCGCGCGTTGCCGAACTGTTCGAAGCCCGTCGTCCGAAGGACCATGCCATCATCGCTGAGATCGATGGTACGATCCGCCTCGGCCGCGACTACAAGAACAAGCGTCGCGTCATCATCGAGCCGGCTGAAGACGGTGTCGAGCCTGTCGAATACCTGATCCCGAAGGGCAAGCCCTTCCACCTTCAGGAAGGCGACTATATCGAAAAGGGTGACTACATCCTCGACGGTAACCCGGCTCCGCACGACATCCTGGCGATCAAGGGCGTCGAGGCACTTGCCTCGTATCTGGTCAACGAAATCCAGGAAGTCTACCGTCTGCAGGGCGTTGTGATCAACGACAAGCACATCGAGGTGATCGTTCGCCAGATGCTTCAGAAGGTCGAGATCACCGACGCTGGCGACAGCCACTACATCGTGGGTGACAACGTCGACCGGATCGAACTCGACGACAACAACGACCGGCTGGTCGAAGAGGGCAAGAAGCCGGCATACGGCGATCCGGTCCTTCTCGGCATCACCAAGGCCTCGCTGCAGACGCCGTCGTTCATCTCGGCCGCATCCTTCCAGGAAACCACCAAGGTTCTCACGGAAGCTGCGATCGCCGGCAAGACCGACACGTTGCAGGGCCTGAAGGAAAACGTCATCGTTGGCCGTCTGATCCCGGCCGGTACCGGTGGTACCATGACGCAGATCCGCCGCATCGCCACGTCTCGCGACGACCTCATCCTCGAGGAACGCAAGAAGGGCACCGGCGCAGACGTCGCAACGCCGATGCTGCAGAACCTCGCTGGCGAAAGCGCTCCTGCCGCCGAGTAATCGGGAGCTGGACCGTTCTGAACCGAGAAAGACCGCCCGGAGCCATCTCCGGGCGGTCTTTTCGTTCCGACTCTTAGTGGGGAGGGCGGGCATCTGCCGCGCTTGCGGCTGCCGTCGCCACGAGCATGCGTCTTGAAACACGCAACGAAAAAGGCCGGTCGATGGACCGGCCTCTGGCTCTGCGGCTGTGTGGGTGTAATCTCAGGCGAAACGGATGATCGCGACTTCACCTTCGAGCGCGCCCTGATAGGCTGAGGCATGCGGCTCTTCGTCCGGCGCACCCGTGATCATGCCGATCTGGTCGAGGTCGGCTTCCAGGAAGCCTTCTTCAGAGAGCGCGTTCAGCGTCAGACGCACGGCCGTGTCATCGTCGGGGGCGGTCAGCATGACGTGCAGGTCGATCGGCTGGCCGCCTTCGGTCTCATAGGCCTTGGCGATGACGATGAACACCATCGGCTCGTCGCGATTGTTGTCATTGTCGGGGCTGGTGATCATGGCGCCTGGTCTTCCTGTTGTGCCGGATCGATTCTTTTGCCGCGGCCGATTCGACACACGGTGAGGGCGGTTGACCCTCTGTCTCTACCTATCTAGAAGTTTCGCGGCGCAAGCCAAGCCAAATCGTCTTCGCATCTCCGTTTTCCCATGCCGAAACCGCCAGACTCCCGGCCGGGCAGGGGGCTCAGGGCATTAATTGCGAGAT encodes the following:
- the rpoC gene encoding DNA-directed RNA polymerase subunit beta', giving the protein MNQEVMNLFNPTVPAQHFDSIRISIASPEKILSWSYGEIKKPETINYRTFKPERDGLFCARIFGPIKDYECLCGKYKRMKYKGIICEKCGVEVTLSRVRRERMGHIELAAPVAHIWFLKSLPSRISTLLDMTLKDVERVLYFENYIVTEPGLTSLKENQLLSEEEYMMAVDEFGEDQFTAMIGAEAIYEMLASMNLEKIAGDLRADLAETTSDLKQKKLMKRLKIVENFMESGNRPEWMIMKVVPVIPPDLRPLVPLDGGRFATSDLNDLYRRVINRNNRLKRLIELRAPGIIIRNEKRMLQESVDALFDNGRRGRVITGANKRPLKSLSDMLKGKQGRFRQNLLGKRVDYSGRSVIVTGPELKLHQCGLPKKMALELFKPFIYARLDAKGYSSTVKQAKKLVEKEKPEVWDILDEVIREHPVLLNRAPTLHRLGIQAFEPILVEGKAIQLHPLVCTAFNADFDGDQMAVHVPLSLEAQLEARVLMMSTNNILHPANGQPIIVPSQDMVLGLYYLSIQNQNEPGEGMAFSDMGELHHALENKIVTLHAKIRGRFKTVDAEGNPVSKIYETTPGRMIIGELLPKNVNVPFDICNQEMTKKNISKMIDTVYRHCGQKDTVIFCDRIMQLGFTHACKAGISFGKDDMIIPETKAKIVGDTETLVKEYEQQYNDGLITQGEKYNKVVDAWGKATEKVAEDMMARIKAVEFDPETNRQKPMNAIYMMSHSGARGSPNQMRQLGGMRGLMAKPSGEIIETPIISNFKEGLTVNEYFNSTHGARKGLADTALKTANSGYLTRRLVDVAQDCIVNLVDCGTDKGLTMTAIVDAGQVVASIGARVLGRTALDDIDHPVTGERIVDAGKMILEPDVIEIEKAGIQSIRIRSALTCEVQTGVCSICYGRDLARGTPVNMGEAVGVIAAQSIGEPGTQLTMRTFHLGGTATVVDQSFLEASYEGTVQIKNRNMLRNSDGTLIAMGRSMAVMILDERGVERSSQRVAYGSKVFVDDGDKVKRGQRLAEWDPYTRPIMTEVEGIVHFEDVVDGISVLEATDESTGITKRQVIDWRSTPRGTDLKPAIVIKDASGNVLKVARGGEARFQLSVDAILSVEPGQKVSQGDVLARSPLESAKTKDITGGLPRVAELFEARRPKDHAIIAEIDGTIRLGRDYKNKRRVIIEPAEDGVEPVEYLIPKGKPFHLQEGDYIEKGDYILDGNPAPHDILAIKGVEALASYLVNEIQEVYRLQGVVINDKHIEVIVRQMLQKVEITDAGDSHYIVGDNVDRIELDDNNDRLVEEGKKPAYGDPVLLGITKASLQTPSFISAASFQETTKVLTEAAIAGKTDTLQGLKENVIVGRLIPAGTGGTMTQIRRIATSRDDLILEERKKGTGADVATPMLQNLAGESAPAAE